A segment of the Nitrospina gracilis 3/211 genome:
CTCCTCTCCTAATAATACACCGTCCGTTTTGGGTACCACACCATTGATGAATTACAAACGAATTAAAGCTTTTCGACTTGATTTGCAATTCCAAAAAATCTAGGAGGGATGCTGAAGAGTACAGGTTTCCAATAGTTTCAGTATGCCGTTTTTATCAAAATTTTCAGCCCGCTCCCGTAACAATCCCGCCAGGTCGGCTCCTTCCGGTCCCAATGTTTCAACATCTTGTAAAACTTCTTCAAACTGACTCATGATTCCCAGGCGGGCCAACTTTTTCAATTGTGACAAGAGCGGTGCGGGCAGGGCGAGTTGAGCGGGATGCTTGATTGTATTTGGGGCAGACTCGGGCTGACCTTCCGTATTCGTCCGATATACAAACTCGATGCCCAACAAATCGTGCAAGGTTTTAAAAACCTCTCCGCGCAGGAAGGGTTTTGCAATGAATCCCTGCACTCCCTCTCTCAAAAACCGTTCCTTCTCATGCCGGTAGCTGGAGGCGGTCACCATGACAATTTTGGTGGCTTCCTGGTCCAGGTTGTTTTGGACCATTTTGGCGGTATCCAGACCGTTGAGCCCCGGCATCCGGTAGTCCATGAAAATAATATCGGGCTTCCAGGCCAGGGCGCTGTCGATGGCATCCCAGCCGCTAACCACCGCCTGGCATTCAATGCCAATATCGGTGAGCATTTCCTGCATGACCTCGATATTGGACTGGTTGTCGTCCACGATGAGGGCGCGAACAGACTGGTCCGCGGCCAGCGCCACCACCCGGTCGTAATCGCGGAGGTCTTCCAAGGGACGCTCCTGAGTGGAAGGGAGCTTTATCGAAAAGTAAAACCGGGAACCCCAACCAGGGTAGGATTCCAGTTTCAGTTCGCCACCCATCAATTCCACCTGCCGCCTGGAAATAGACAGGCCCAAACCGGTTCCGCCCTTTTCCTGACCGTTCTGGTTCTGGATGAAATAATCGAACACCGCTTCCTGCTTTTCGAGGGGAATGCCGCATCCGGTATCGACGACTTCGAACAAATATTGATCTTTCTTTTCCTCGGTAACGCGAAAAAACACTTTGCCCTGGTCAGTAAACTTAACTGCATTCTCAAGCAGGTTGATGAGAATCTGCCGGAGTTTTCCCTGATCGCCTTCCACCCATCGCCTCTGGCCGCTGAAATTGTAGTCCACTTTCAAGGTCAGGTGGTTCCTTTCACAGCGGTTGTGGAATATCACCTGCAAATCTCCTATCAGGCCCGACAGGCTGAATTGCGCTACGTTCAACTCCATTTTCCCGGCTTCGATTTTAGAGAAATCCAGGATATCGTTGATCAAGCCGAGAAGATGGTTGCCTGCTTTCTGGATTCCATCCACCCGCTTTTTCTGGTCGGTCGACAAGGTGTCGTCACGCTCCAGAATCTGCACGTAACCCAGAATAGCATTCATCGGTGTGCGGATTTCGTGGCTCATGTTGGATATGAACATACTTTTGGCCTGGTTTGCTTCTTCCGCTCGAATACGGGCGTTGACGATGGCGTCCTGCGCCAGGCGCTTGTCGGTCATGTCCGTGGCGATAGCGGTCAGGTATTTCTTGTTGCCGAAAGTCGCAATGTTCACATAGGCTTCGATGGGATAAGTCGATCCGTTCCGGCATTTGTGAATCGCTTCCACCCGCTCCATCCTGTCCGGGTCCTCCAGCAAACGGTCAATCAATTGGTTCAACTCCTGGCGGGTTATTCCCTGGGTGAAATCCAAAGGCTTCATTTGCAGGATCTCTTCCATGGTATAGCCCAGCCTCTTGCAAGCACCCTGATTGACAAATACGTATTTCATGGATTCCAGCTCGATCACGTAGATTTCATTGATCGCCCGGTTCAACAGAACCCCGAATTTTTCGGATTCGTTTTGATGCTGGTAGCTGGTGGCTATGGTCGCGCCCAAGACAAGGGACATGGCGGCCAGCACAAACAAGTACAGTTGAAGCAGAATGACGGCGGTTTCGGCGGGCTTCGGACCCATGGGACCGCGGCCCTCCGCAGTACCCCAGATGGCGATCAGGGCGGTGTAAAGGATGGCCAGGATGGCTCCATGTTGGTGAAAACGAAGCGCGGCCCACACCAAAACCGGAAACAACAGGTAAACCAGGGGATAATCGTTCTGCTCCAACCAGGGCCCGTACACCACCTGGCTCACGGAGTACAGCACCAGGGCCAGAAGCACTGCCTCCCGAACCGCTTTTGGAGCCAACGGGATGTGGTTTTTTTTCTGAAAAACCAGAAAAAACGGGGTGATGTG
Coding sequences within it:
- a CDS encoding MASE1 domain-containing protein gives rise to the protein MAKENPQASMPALKHNLIVTLLIFLSGIMMTRLAHPLGTSLIIHVPHGIALGAYLLYSYRVTPGIFLGTIALFFWSGQTLFVDFNQVEMIGFSALLALGSFLQVWVGSTLVQKWLEKDTPLNGISEVLIFVFGVAGLSTQIFPFWSLILFNLSGQFPGSGMGTYWLTSWLSNLLAVVHITPFFLVFQKKNHIPLAPKAVREAVLLALVLYSVSQVVYGPWLEQNDYPLVYLLFPVLVWAALRFHQHGAILAILYTALIAIWGTAEGRGPMGPKPAETAVILLQLYLFVLAAMSLVLGATIATSYQHQNESEKFGVLLNRAINEIYVIELESMKYVFVNQGACKRLGYTMEEILQMKPLDFTQGITRQELNQLIDRLLEDPDRMERVEAIHKCRNGSTYPIEAYVNIATFGNKKYLTAIATDMTDKRLAQDAIVNARIRAEEANQAKSMFISNMSHEIRTPMNAILGYVQILERDDTLSTDQKKRVDGIQKAGNHLLGLINDILDFSKIEAGKMELNVAQFSLSGLIGDLQVIFHNRCERNHLTLKVDYNFSGQRRWVEGDQGKLRQILINLLENAVKFTDQGKVFFRVTEEKKDQYLFEVVDTGCGIPLEKQEAVFDYFIQNQNGQEKGGTGLGLSISRRQVELMGGELKLESYPGWGSRFYFSIKLPSTQERPLEDLRDYDRVVALAADQSVRALIVDDNQSNIEVMQEMLTDIGIECQAVVSGWDAIDSALAWKPDIIFMDYRMPGLNGLDTAKMVQNNLDQEATKIVMVTASSYRHEKERFLREGVQGFIAKPFLRGEVFKTLHDLLGIEFVYRTNTEGQPESAPNTIKHPAQLALPAPLLSQLKKLARLGIMSQFEEVLQDVETLGPEGADLAGLLRERAENFDKNGILKLLETCTLQHPS